In Miscanthus floridulus cultivar M001 chromosome 8, ASM1932011v1, whole genome shotgun sequence, the sequence TGCCCGGTTGCGcaaggagcaggacgagctatGCCGGACCGAGGAAAGACTTCGTTCAGAGCGCGGCACAGCTCGTGAGGATCGCGACCGGGCCATCCGGGAGCGCGATGAGGAGCATCGGCTGGTCGAGTCCCTTCGGGCGAATCTTGGAGCCACAGTGAACCAAAGGTTGGACGCCGAGAGTGTCTCGATCGGGCTGGTCAAGGAGCTCACTGAAGTGCGAGGGATCCTTCAGaccgagagcgatgagcatgacctTCTGCAAGCTGCTATCGGTGTGGTCATCGATGACCTAAGGGTGGCGCAGCCAGAGGGAACCAGCTCGCTCGTGGCTCATGCTGCGGGTATCACGGCGCAGGTAGGGCAACTTGAGGACGACGCCTTTCACACCGAGATCACCTAGGCCTTCGCCGTTGCCCGTTCTCATTATGATtgggagatcaacttggaggtaatgagccaaggcttcatgcctgtctatgaagatgctgagctggacgagatggagaaggcggtgactccccttGCGTGGGACCTAGTGAACAGGCTGAAAGAATCGGTTCTCCCTCCGCAGAAGTAGtgagttgaataagtttgataaacacttatctgtaatatgtgaacaagtgtcggtacttttgtgtccaAAAGCAGATTCATGACTTTGTTTCGCacttttgttttatttgtttgatcttaccttcttccttTTTTGCAATGAGAAAAGATTTACGCGatccgacccttccatttgtttaAGACTGTAGGGCTCGAGCAAAAATTACCGTAGCCGTCTAGGCGTGGGCTTTTTGCAGCCTTACCTATCTGTTCCCCCAAACCTAGCCACCAGTCTCGACGCGAGGAgaaggtctgatgtaatgactgttttgaaaaaaaagaatAGGGGGTActcgtacctttatcagcccccaagtgagatccgaccccctgcggtcgctggggccagatgttactggagaccggagcgaGTGTAGCGAACTTGTGTTTGTATTCGTACATACCCCTTACCTAGGACTTTGGTGATCGCTGCGTGACCGTGCGTTCGGTCTTATCGCTAGTCTggccttcctcgagcccccgcgcgtggtggggattcggtcaaggcgGGCTCGTTCGTGACTGTCGCCCCATCATTGGTttttcgcaaccggaggggttaaggcgacgtcacttgcctcgatggctcaagtgacgtgctttataagctcgctaacggggatgttcggacAGAATCCGATCCCGTTTTCTTCgcgacagggtcggcaaagccctcaggTGGCGTTCTGTTGCTCATTGGCCCGCCTTCCAAcaaattccccctcaatggggtttctatgggctcggctataGGCTAGATTGAACAAGaaagttgagatgaccctattcgccttaatgcgggttgggcaaaggctgttgaggctcatctgtgttttctcccctggctcttgtttgacacgaggcggcctcggacCTTTTGcaggtcagccttcgaacctcggtctctcgacccggctcgagcccccgagccctttaggGTCTAATAGGGTCAGCCATGTTTTCGCGCATTACCCCATCCTTAGTttccgcaatcggaggggctgagttgacgacacttgcctcgatggctcgagtgtcgcgctcaatgagcttgctatcgggtatgttcgtgtgaaatccgggtccatcattcactgacagggtcggtagagccctcatgtggcatttcactacttcttaacccacctcctggcagatgcccgagccgtttgataggcttaggtggcccattggcctctcctcgaccgagattctatgggtttcgcttggggttagaatcgaacgagaaaggtcgagacgtccctgtccgcttctgagcggggtcgggcaaggccgttgGGGCTTGtctctgtttttctcccctggctctatttgacgcaaggcagccttgagcccttcacgggccggccttcaaacctcggtcggtcgccgctcatattgaatgaggcggccgTTGCTTCGTGACACGacatgaagcgttgagatgcagggatttacatatgcaatgtttggacgtatgGAATTAGTGTATCACTTAATTGAAACGAAAGTGGGGTTTGGCAGCGTTACCTTGGTGATACGAGtgatgggaagctcctaccacACACGTCCATGTGGGGTTCGGGCCCGATGTTTGCGATGAAGGTGGCATAACCTACATAAGCATCACTATTTTTTGTTTCCTATCTCTCGGCGGTGATTCGAGCCGCTCAATTTATTTTAGTCGACCTGACAGCTTCTTCCTGAAGGAGGCTCTGTAGGGAGACCCCTCCAATCCGTTCTCGGGAAGGCGAGAGCCGAGGCTTGTGGTGCGAGGGACTGTGAGTTCGATTTATGCTAGTGAACAAAAGACACCATAGCCGTCGAGGCATAGGGTCTGGCA encodes:
- the LOC136469212 gene encoding uncharacterized protein; the protein is MEQDLKLKAEERFMVLQQRADRDTEVIARLRKEQDELCRTEERLRSERGTAREDRDRAIRERDEEHRLVESLRANLGATVNQRLDAESVSIGLVKELTEVRGILQTESDEHDLLQAAIGVVIDDLRVAQPEGTSSLVAHAAGITAQVGQLEDDAFHTEIT